Within the Pseudomonas sp. SL4(2022) genome, the region GTTAATCCACAGAAGCTGTGGATAACTTCGTGGATAACATGGGAGCAAGCGTCTTCATCGCCGATGGTGTGGGCCTCAGAGTTAAACTGGTGGTTTTTTCACCAACGTAAAAAACCTATATTTTTCATTGACTTATAGAATCAACAAAAAAAATCAAGGATTTACGTCAAGCACTGCATCTTGCTTGACAAGGCGCATCGCAATTGTGCACAAGTTGCTGCGTCACGCCGCCGCATTGCCCTTTTTCAGGGCAAAACGCTCTGAAAAAGCCGCTCTGCCTAAGCCGGGCGCGGCAGCTGACCATCCACCTGATAGGTAGCCAGACGAAAAACTCTAGGCGTGTCAGGAACCTGAGCACTCTTGAAGGCCACATAATCAGCCGTGGTTTCACATAACCAGCTCAGCAGGTTGCGTGGTCGCTTTTCTGCCAACGCGCTAGGGACGAATAGCGCAACGTTGCTGCCCTTCTGCGGGCAGCGCGCTGAACGGTATTCAAACGCTTCAACCCCTGCCACGCGCATTGCAGCCCCCAGTGCCTGACAAGGTTGGTAAGCGCTGACGTGGCAGAGTTCAGCCTGATATTCCACAAAAGGCGGATGCTGCAACTGAATACCGCGCGCCACCTGATAGCGCGCCTCGAAGGTGCAATGCTCAGACAGAATGCGCCCGCTGGGCGGTGCAACGCTCATGCCCTCCCAGAGCAGAAAGCGGTAATAGGCCGCCTCAGCCATGGCCGTATCGATGCGCAGCGCACCGTAGAACAAGCTCGGCTCATGTACCGATCCAAAGCGCGACCCCCAACGCAACGGAGGATAACGAAACGGCGTTTTCAGCAGGTAATGCAGCGGCTCGGCACTTTGCGGCAGTGGCGGCTTGCTGGTTTCCAGCAACTCTTCTAGCAGAGCCTGCTCGGCCAGGGTATCGACCAGCTGCAGGGTCGCGACCTGGGCCTGACTCTCGACCAGGCGTACCAGGCGCCCACGCAGTGGCTTGATCTGAGCCGAGCCTTGGCAGTGTTGCCAGATATCCATGGTGGCGCTGTCCTTGACTTTTATTCTGCAGGGTAGTTTTCAGCGGCTGTTTAGGGCCTCACGAGCGAGAGCCCAGCGAGGCAAAAACAGGCGCAAATCGAAGCGTTACGGAGAACAGTCCACGGCTGGCCCGCAGGACGAGGGCTGCGAATCAAGCGGTGTGTACTTTTGTTCATGGGCATTACTCGCTTCGCTCGTCCTACGGGTCGCACTGAAGCGCATGATCGGCAAACGACTTTGGAGCTGTTGCTAACGCTGCCGGGCCGGCGCGCAGCAACTCATAAATTGCCTCTAGCCCTTGCCACGAATCGCATCGAGATACTCCACCACCCGCACCAACCCCTGCACCTGCAGCATCAGCGACAGTGGCGGCGCATCCAGGTGGCGGTTATCGGTACGTAGAAAATGCTGCATATCTGCCAGGTTTCCGCCAAACAAGGCAAACAGTGAGCGGTAAACACGGATCAGCAGGAGCGCCAGCTCTCCCGTTTTGCTATGCACACGCAGCCCCCCATCGGCCCAACGCGAGATGGCCGTCCGATGCACGCCCACGATGTCTGCCAACTCCTGCTGGGTCAGCCCTAATTGTTCACGGGTATTAAGCAGCGCCTTGGCAAGCACCGCATCAGCGTCGGTGACAGGACGAATCAGTGCACTCATTGAAACCCCGACCTAAATGTCTGTTAGCTACAAAGCTAGCACTACATGCTGTAAACACACAATGAGAAAACACGAGCCGCCCTGGGCACACATCCACAGCCATACATCACACGCCACGGCTCAAACGACAATCGGAGGATCGATCAACCCATGCCAAGATCTTTGCCCAATTCAGCATCTAACCGATCCACAAACATCTGTATCAAACGCTGGCGAGGCTGCTCTCGGGCAGCACTTGGTAATAGTTCATCTCTGGATGCACAACATGCTCGCCTACCCGGCACAGCAAGTTCGGCGTTAACAGTCCATCGACCAGATGCCGCCAGCGGATGGCAACCACTCGAACCAAAGCCTGCAGCCGTCTGAGCACACAGCTTCTATAAGACGAAAATCGAATATAAGTATCGTTAAAAATTACTTTTTAAGAATAATAAAGTTGTGCACTATCGCGCTCAGCAACCTGGCCAATGAAGGTCAGGCATTCAAGCAAACGCCTGTAAGACGGGCTCAATGACGAGGAAAGTCTGCATCATGCTAAAGAAACTTTTGCTGGCCAGCGCCATCACCTCAAGCCTGCTAGGCAGCGTCGCGGCACTGGCTCAGGACAAGCCGATTTTGAATGCCTCCTACGACATCGCCCGTGAGCTGTTTGCCGAGATCAACCCCAAATTCGTTGCCCACTGGAAAGCCCAGACCGGCAAAGAATTGGTGATCGATCAATCGTTCGCCGGCTCCTCGCGCCAGGCGCAGGACATCATCCAGGGCAAGAAGGTGGATATTGTCACCTTCAACCAAGTCACCGACGTGGACATCCTGGCCAAACGCAGTTTGGTGCGCGAAGACTGGGCCAAGCAGTTCCCCAACAACAGCTCGCCCTACTACAGCACCACCGCCTTTTTGGTGCGTAAAGGCAACCCGAAAAACATCAAGAACTGGGACGACTTGGCCCGTGCCGATGTGAAACTGGTGTTCCCGAACCCGAAAACCTCCGGCAACGCACGCTACAGCTACCTGGGTGCCTGGCTGCACGCCAATGAAGCGTTCGGCGGTGATGAGGCCAAGATCAAGGAATTCATCGGCAAGATCCTGCGCAACGTCGAGAACTTCCCAACCGGCGGTCGCGCTGCCACCGTCGCTTTCGCTCAGAATGGCCAGGGTGATGTGCTGCTGACCTTTGAATCGGAAGTGGTGAACATCGCCAATGGTGAAGAATTCAAATCCGGCGAATTTGAAATTGTCGTGCCGCCGGTCAGCGTATTGGCTGAGTTCCCGGTCGCGCTGGTGGATAAAGTGGTCGATGAAAAAGGCACCCGCGATGTGTCCAAGGCCTACCTGGACTTCCAGTACAGCAAAGACATTCAGCAACTGCTGACCACCTTTAACTACCGCGTGCACCACCCAGAGGTGGCCGCAGCGACTAAGGATCAGTTTGCGCAAATCCGCCTGATCAACCCAACTGAAGTGCTCGGCACCTGGGACGAGATCACTGCCAAGCATTTCGATGCTGATGGTATTCTTGACCAGCTGTTGGCTGAGGGGCGCTGAGTCACTCCAGCTTTACGTCATCACACAAGCCGCCGTCCCTACGGCGGTTTGTGCATTTAGAGATTTCTGCGTGCCTACTACTCCCCGCTTTTTCCTGCAGAATCCGCTGCTGCCAGGTTTTGGCCTGAGCTTTGGTTTCAGCACCTTTTATATCTCGCTGGTTATCCTGTTCCCGCTATCGGCGTTGCTGCTGTATGTCAGCGACATGAGTTGGGCGCAGTACTGGCGGGCGATTAGCGACCCGCGTGTAGTGCAGAGTTACAAGGTGACCTTGAGTGGTGCCTTTTATTCGACCATTGCTGCGCTGCTGATCGGCCTGTTGCTGGCCTGGATCATCACCCGCTACGACTTCCCCGGCAGGCGTCTGGTGGATGCGCTGGTCGACCTACCCTTTGCCCTGCCCACATCCGTTGCCGGGCTGACCCTGGCCACCTTGCTGGTCCCCGGTGGCTGGCTGGGCCAATGGCTGGCACCACTGGGCATCAAGGTGGCCTACGCCTACCCCGGCATTCTGATTGCCATGGTCTTCACCAGCCTGCCCTTCGTGGTGCGCACCGTACAGCCAGTGTTGCAAGACCTCGGCCGTGACTATGAGGAAGCAGCCAGTACCCTGGGCGCCAGCCGCTTGCAGACATTTTTCTATGTGGTGCTGCCAACCCTGACCCCGGCGCTGGTCACCGGGGCGTCGCAATCCTTTATCCGCAGCCTCGGCGAGTTTGGCGCGGTGATCATGATTGCCGGCAATATCCCGTTTAAAACCGAAGTCTCCTCGCTGATGATTTTTGTGCGGTTGCAGGAGTTCAACCACAACGCGGCTGCGGCGATTGCCTCGGTCATTCTGCTGGCCTCACTGGTGCTGCTGTTCAGTCTGCAAGTGCTGCAAGGCCGCCTGTTCAAATGGCAACGGCAAGGCAAATGAGAAAACCACAACACTGGCATCAATGGCTGCTGATCGGCCTGGGCCTGAGCCTAGTCACCCTGATTCTGCTGATACCGCTGGCGCTGATTTTCATCATGGCGTTCTCCGGCGGACTGGAACTGCTGTGGGGCAACCTCAACGAAGATTACATGCTGCATGCCATCGGCCTGACCCTGCTGGTGGCGGCGCTGACCGTGCCGATCAACCTGTGCTTCGGCATCATGCTGGCCTGGTGCGTGACCCATTACGATTTTCGTGGCCGCAAACTGCTGACCACCGTACTCGACATTCCCTACGCCGTCTCACCGGTGGTTGCAGGCTTGTGCTACCTGGTGGTGTATGGCCTGGAGCATGCGCTGGGACGCTGGTTCTACGACAACGGCGTACAGCTGATGTTTGCCTGGCCGGGCATCGTCATGGTCACCGTCTTCGTCACCGCACCCTATGTGGCGCGCATCCTGATTCCGGTGATGCAGGCCCAGGGCCAGGATGAGGAAACGGCCGCCCTGTGCCTGGGCGCCAATGGCTGGCAGATCTTCCGGCATATCACCCTGCCCAAAATCAAATGGGCATTGCTGTATGGCGTGGTGGTGACCAATGCCCGCGCAGTTGGCGAGTTTGGTGCGGTATCGGTGGTGTCCGGCACCATCCTCAACCAAACCCTCACCCTGCCCTTGCTGGTCGATCAACTGAACAACGACTACAAGCCTGCTGCCGCCTTTACGGCGGCGGCTTTGCTGGCGTGTATGGCACTGCTGACCCTGCTGCTAAAAACATTCATGGAATGGCGCCAACGCACCCTGATGCAGCGCGCAGAAGCCTGACAAGAAACGACCTGGAGCGCCCGGACAGTTGGTCGGGCCACGTGCAGCACCAATGATGAAGCTAACGCAACGACGTCATGCCATCGCTGATGATGATCTCAACCCGTCGATTCATCTGCCGCCCAGAGGCTGATTCGTTACCGGCCACCGGCATGCTTTCTCCCTTGCCGGAAGCGCCCAGACGACTGGATGCGACGCGCTGACTGATGAGGTACTGCTGCACCGAATCGGCACGTCGCTGTGACAGGCTCAGATTGGCTTCTTCACTGCCTACGTTATCGGTATGCCCTTCGATCAACACACTACGATCAGGATGTTGATCGAGGAAATTCGCCAGTTTGTGCAAGTTATTGGCCGTACCGGCACGCAACTCGGAACGCCCGGTGGCAAACAGCAAATCGCCCAGGGTCATAACCAGACCCCGCTCGGTTTGTTTGGCATTCAGTTCATCAAGCTGTTGCTGCAACTCACTGCTGTGCTGCAACGCCTGATCAGCCTCGCGGGTACGTGAATCCAGGCGAGCACCTTCTCGCTGCTCACTGAGGGTTCTGCGCTGGTCCTCATAGAAACGGGTTTGCGCCAGGGCTCTGGCAATTTCCACCTTGCGGTCGGCTATCACCACCAAGTGTTGGCCCAGCGCCTGCTCATCCGCACGATCCTTGCGCGGTTGTTCAGCGACGATCACCGCAGCCTCAGCCGCCTTGAGGGCAACAGGAGCACGGGTATTCAACTGCGGGTCGGCCTGTAACCGGGCGAGGTTACGGCGAGCATCTGCGGCGCCTTGCGGCATGCTCGGCGGTGCAGCGCATCCCGCCAGTAGCAGACTGATTGCAGCGGCTAGCAGGGCTGAAGGATTCCGAATAGTGTTCATTGTGCTGCTCCCGTATTGCGTTGCATTTCCTGTTTCAGGCTGTTGGTACTTTTCTGCATTTCGTCATTGACCACCTTGGCCTTGGTCGCCTGTGACCTGGCCAGTGCCAACTCGGCCTCGACCCGCGCCTGATCAGCCAAACGTTCAGCCAACAGCATCTCCTCACGCTGCACCGCTGAATTTGCGGCTGCGAGTTTCTCGCGGGCGATACCCAACTCCGGTGAGGCGTAGTCCGCAACCCGTGCCTGCTCAGCATTGCTGATTGCCGACTGGGCGGCTTGCAACGCCTGGCCTGGTGGTAAAGGCGGCGAAGCGCAAGCGCTAAGCAGCAATACGGCACACAGCCCGCTCATACGCAGTAATGCCAAACCTGCAACGGTGGATGAAGTCCTGTTCATAAGGGTGTCCTCAGTAACAACGGTGAATTGGACACGTCACGGCTCGAGCCGCACACGCACCCGGATGGGCAAGCTAAAACGCCCGATCAGCGCGACAGGCAGCTTGGGAAGGCAATGGGGTAAGAAGCGCTGACACAGCGTGCTGCGCTGTCCTGTGCCAGGTTCATGGCCATCTTCAAGCTGACCAAGGCCAGGCCGGCATAGCTCATGGCAAACAGCAGCAACAACAGGCGGTAGTTCGCTTTCATGATGATCGTTCAGCCTGTTGCCTGGGGCGGCAGGTCGCCTCAACGGTTCTGCCAGGCGTTGGCGAACAGCCATAGCCATGACACGTGAATAAACCAGCAACCTGGGCTTCGGCATCAATTCGAGAGAACGCATAACGAGCCTGCAACAGCCCCGCCAAACGCAGCCGATGGCCTGTATTGTGCAAAGTCTGGTCACCACCCAGGCGTGCCCAGTTCATCTGGATTGCGCCGCACAACTGTCGCCATCGACCTTGCAGTTGCTGCAACAGCAACAACGTCATGGACGAGCGTGAACACTGTCGTAGTAATGACCCCATGTCGGTCTCCCACTCATACCGCTGTGCCCTGGCTCAGGGTGCAGCTCAATGCGTGGAGCATCACAGGGCTGCTTGAAGCTGTCGGTTCGCTGGCGCGCATAGCCAAACCCATAACGAACCACTCTGCGGCGGCCTGAGTACGCCGGCGCACAGACAGCCCAACACGGCTCCACTAGGCTGAGCGCTTCGGCTGTCATGACAGTACCCACTCGGGAGCAGCAAAATGGACCTCTACCATCACCATATATCGGGCTTCTTCAGCCAGCGCAGCAGCGCCGAACAGGCACTGGCACAGCTGATTCAACGCGGTATGCATAGCGAACAGCTGCACATTTTCAGCAGCGGCATTCAGGCCCAACCTGAACAGGTAGCGCAAACCAGCCGCAACAGGCAGTGGCGCGATAGGCTGATCGACATCGCCATTGGTATGGCCATCGGGATCGGTATTGGTGCGCTGATCGCGGTGGCTCTGATCGTCAGCGAGGCGCGCCTGTTATATACCAGTGCGCTACTGGCACCCTTTGCCCTGATGGGTATGGGTGCTTTCATGGGGGGTGCGCTCGGCAGCGTAATCGGCGCTTCGGCGAGTACCGGCTTGCAGCACGGCAAGCTTACTAAACGACTGGATAAAACCGTCGACGTAGTGCTACTGGCACAAACCCACAGTGCGCAGGAAACCACTCTGGCCCGCGAAGTGATCAAGGCCACTGCCGGGCTGGTCAAGGACATCAACATGGCAAACGACCGCACACCACAGCCTTCACAGTGAGCGAGCGCTGCTAGACAGTAAGTGACAGCAGAATATCGGCGTACCACGTACAGTTCAGTCCCAGAGCCTCATCCCGCTCGTGGTCCCGCGAGCCTAGGTCAAAGCGCGCCGAATGTACGCCCAACAGCATCCACGGCAAAGCATCCAGCCCGCTCCCGGGCATGCGCATCACCACAGGCGCGCCGCTGCTGCCCCGGTGCGTCCGAGCATCCGTGAGGAAGTAGCCCTGCCCCTGGAAGCGCAGGCCGAAGGAAGACGCCACCACCGCATGGCGCACCACCGCAAGATGGTGCAGGGTGTCGTGAAACCCCAGTGGAAATCCCACCACCAGTAACGCGCTGCCCACTTCGACCCGCGCCTGAGGCGGCTGCAGGTGCGCGGGAGTGAAGGCGTGGTAGACCATGCTCGCAGGCAGGGCTGCCCGGTCGATTTCCAGCACCGCCACATCCACCTCTCCGGCGCCGTCGCAGCCTTGACGCCAGAGACGCTGACCATCGCGGTACAGCGGCATGGAGAACCCTGTGGTCTGCGCCGCATTATGCAAGTCGGTATGCACTTCGATCTCGAGCCGATCCGGAAAATGCTGGCTCGGCTCATCAATCATTACGTGGCGGCTGGTGACGAGAAACAGACGCTGCTCATGGGCGAAGTAGAAACCGCTGGCATTCGCCAACCGTTGTTGGCCGCTAAAGGTGCAAACCCGTACAGCCGTCAGCAGCACCGACTCAATCATCGACATAGCGGTACATCCTTGCAGTGATCGCCCAACGACGTGGGGCAAAGATTAGCTGGCCAGCCACCTGGGTTCAGTTCGCCAGCGCGCATAAGCGCTCTAGCGCACCGACGTCATACCCTGCGGCTGTCAGGCTGCGGCTCAGTCCAAATGCCTTTACCCGCGCCCGCGGGCAATCTCAGGAGTGTTCCGAATGAGCAGGCCACTGACCGAAATCATCCAGAAGAACTGGCGCACACTCGCCGGCCTGGCGCTGATTGTCTGGGATGAACTGACCCTGGATGAGCTGCTCAAGTCCGGCGGCGATGCCGAGAAACTGACGAACCTGGTGCAACAGCGCTATGACATGCCTCAGGCTGACGCCAGCAAGCAGGTCATGAGCTTTTTCGAACGTCACCGCAGTACCTGAAACAGCTTCATTTCAGGCGATAGCGCGCCAGCTCGCTGGGACTCAGCACGCGCATGCGCGGCGGCTCTGTGCGGTTGATTGCATCAAGGAGTTCCAGCGACACCTGCATGTCCCTGAAATAGGCCACCTGGCTGGCCCGACTGAGATTGCCGGAGGCCGAGTGCACCGAGTCGCTGCCCGAGTAATAGGGTCGGTGGATGCCAACATGGCCACGCACGGTCTTATTTCGCCCCGCTGCCAGCAGGTAGACACAACTGCCCTGACACATGCCCGTGGACGGAACCAGGCTGTCAAAGCCGGTTTCCCGCAACAACCGGCCCATGCGCATGGCCTCACTGACACTGCCACCAATGCTGTCGAGCATGACGACTTTCCGGGCAAACTTACCCGGATTGGCCTTGATGCCCTTGAGCAAGGCCTCATAATCGCCCGGCACAATATCCTCCGAGACCTTGGCTACCAGAATCCGCCCCAAAGTCTTGTGCTGCCCAGCCTGCACCTCGACCTTGGCCAACGCCTGACTGGAACCCAGCAACGCCGCACAGGCGATTACAGCTTGAAACACACTACGCCTCATAAACCCGTTTTTTCCTTAACCCATAGCGCGAATGGATGGGCAAGATACCTTTCCCTCGCTGAGCGCGCACAACCTAATTCATCGCAGAGAGAGCCCCGTGGCCACGATGTTCGAAATCCAGCCCTTCAATCCTGAACACTACCGCCAACAGACACGCCGCAGCACAGTGATCATCGCGTTGAGTTTCGTCGCCACGGCCCTGCTGCTGTCCACACTGACGGTCACGCTGTTCGGGCAGCCTGACGGCGACAACTTTCGCTGGAATCTTGCTGGCGTGGTGCTCGCCCTGCTGCTGACCGCTGCCGTGGTGCGTCGCTTCATGTGGTCACAGCCGTGGATGGCTGCCGCGGCCTACGGCTGGCAACTCAAACGCAGCCTGATGCGCATTACCAACGTCATGCATCACGTCAAAGCCGGGGTCACTGCCCATGATCCGCAAGCCATGTGCCTGCTGCGCTTTTACCACCAGGGTCTGACCCAAATGCATCAGCTGGATGGCAATTCCAGCGGCCTCAGCGAGGCCGTTGCGGAGATCAACCGACACCTTGAACGCATGGAAAGCCTGGAGATGGACACCGACCAGCCGCGGCTGGATCCAGTCTGGCTTGAGCATGTAAAGAAAATTACGCCCTTGCCCGGCTGATAACACATCACCGGGCACTGAAGATTAGAGGCCCTGCAACAAGCGCCCTTCTCCTTCGGTGAGAGCCTCGATCAGAGTTGCCAGACGAGAGTCAGGCAACGTGCGCGGCAGCAGATCGAAACCGGCGCTGACAAAAACCTGGTTGTCGGCATTGCGCAGGTCGGCAAATGACTATCGCTACCCCAACGGCAAACCACTGCGCATGAACGGCGCGCTTCACCCAGCAAAGATCGCGGGTGACCAAGGCCAATACCATCATCTACCGCTCAAGCCAAACTGACTGCGCCAGCTGTCCTTTGAAAGCGAAATGCTGCCCCAACACGCCGAACCGGAAGATCGCGGGTAGCCTCCATGAGGCTGCCCGCGACGTGGCTCGACGCATCGCCAAGACACCGCAATACCTCATCTCTCGTTACGAACGAAAGAAGGTGGAGATGCTGGATCATGAAATTTGGCCGCTTAGGGCTGCGCGGCCTGACGGGTACGACTGACGAATTCACCATGGCCGCGACCGCGCAAACCCTGCGACGCTTGGCCAAGCTTTTGCCTCAAGAACCACCGCTCAAGGGATAGGTACGCCTGCTGCGAGCAGAAAACCTCGAATAAACCCTCAACCCTGAGCAAGGACGCTCAGTGAATTGCCGAAAGGCAACTTGAAGTGGTTTGCAGTCACTTCGGCAGCAGGCACACCTGATCAGCAGGCTGCCGCTGAAGCTACGTTGCCAACAGAATCGACCAAAAGCAGTCGCCCAGACGACGAGAAAACCAAAGAACGTTTAATTTTGTACTGAGTAAAAGCCGCCCAAATAGCGTTTTACTGATAGGCCGGGACGAATTTTGCCTGCTCGATAAGCCAATCAATAAGCAAGGCTATCTCAGGGATGCCACGACTCTCCTCGTTGCAGATGCAAAAGTAGTCCATCCCTGTCGGCACCTTAAGCGCAAATGGCTGTACCAGACGCCCCTCTTCCAGGTCGCGTGATGAATTGATCTCGTCGCTGAGCGCCACACCGTAGCCATCTCTAGCGGCCTGCAAAGCAATGCCGAGATCTTCCAGATGGACGTCGGCATCCCCTGGATAAGGCAAGCGCGCCTCAAGTAACCAGCGTCGCCATTGAGCGCCGTCATCTTCATGCAAGAGGCGGTGATGGATTAGGTCAGAGGGGTGCTTGAGTGCGTGAGGCCCTCGCAGCAACTGCGGGCAGCAGACTGGAAACATGTGCAGATTCTGCAAGGGTCGCCACCAAAAACCTTCCCAGGCCGGAGCGTCATACAGCACGGCAATATCGGCCCGACGCCAATCCACTTCAGAGATATCGTCCGCCGTGATGACACGCAGGTGAATGTGCGGGTGTTCTGCTCGAAAGGCGAACAGCTTCGGCATCAACCAAGAGGCACCAAAAACTGGCTCAGTGGAAATGGTCAGAACTTTTGCCGCAGGCTCACGGAAATGCGCTTCGGAGATCTGTCGCACCCCGTCAGTGATTTCACCAATGCCTCGTGCGACCGCGCGTTGTAGCGCCAACCCCCGCTCCGTCAGTACTAGCTGACGGCCTTGCTTATAGAACAGGTCGATTCCAAGCGAGCTCTGCAACGCCCTGATTTGCTGGCTGACGGCCCCTGCCGTGACATGCAACTCAGCAGCAGCTGCGCCGACATGCCCCAGCCTTGCAACACATTCAAATACGCGAAACGCATGGAGCGGTGGCATGGGCATAACAACTCTACTGTTTAGTTTTTTTGTCTTTAAAATTGACAATATATATAGATTGATTGCAAACCAAGCAACCCTAACAATTCAGCAGAGCGAGGCCGACAACAACAATTCAACGGTGATCCTATGAAGCGCATGCAACAACAGCCGTGGCAAACAATAGATACCAGAGCTACTTCCATTGCTTGGTGTCCATTCAGTACGGCAGTTGGCAGCCTGCATGCCGCGCTACTGACAGTGTTGATAATGTTTGCCGGCCCGACACTGGCGGCAGAGCGGGTAGTTCAGGTTTATGCCTGGGCGGAGTACTTTGGACCCGAAACCC harbors:
- a CDS encoding RES family NAD+ phosphorylase, giving the protein MDIWQHCQGSAQIKPLRGRLVRLVESQAQVATLQLVDTLAEQALLEELLETSKPPLPQSAEPLHYLLKTPFRYPPLRWGSRFGSVHEPSLFYGALRIDTAMAEAAYYRFLLWEGMSVAPPSGRILSEHCTFEARYQVARGIQLQHPPFVEYQAELCHVSAYQPCQALGAAMRVAGVEAFEYRSARCPQKGSNVALFVPSALAEKRPRNLLSWLCETTADYVAFKSAQVPDTPRVFRLATYQVDGQLPRPA
- a CDS encoding antitoxin Xre/MbcA/ParS toxin-binding domain-containing protein, with protein sequence MSALIRPVTDADAVLAKALLNTREQLGLTQQELADIVGVHRTAISRWADGGLRVHSKTGELALLLIRVYRSLFALFGGNLADMQHFLRTDNRHLDAPPLSLMLQVQGLVRVVEYLDAIRGKG
- the cysP gene encoding thiosulfate ABC transporter substrate-binding protein CysP, whose product is MLKKLLLASAITSSLLGSVAALAQDKPILNASYDIARELFAEINPKFVAHWKAQTGKELVIDQSFAGSSRQAQDIIQGKKVDIVTFNQVTDVDILAKRSLVREDWAKQFPNNSSPYYSTTAFLVRKGNPKNIKNWDDLARADVKLVFPNPKTSGNARYSYLGAWLHANEAFGGDEAKIKEFIGKILRNVENFPTGGRAATVAFAQNGQGDVLLTFESEVVNIANGEEFKSGEFEIVVPPVSVLAEFPVALVDKVVDEKGTRDVSKAYLDFQYSKDIQQLLTTFNYRVHHPEVAAATKDQFAQIRLINPTEVLGTWDEITAKHFDADGILDQLLAEGR
- the cysT gene encoding sulfate ABC transporter permease subunit CysT encodes the protein MPTTPRFFLQNPLLPGFGLSFGFSTFYISLVILFPLSALLLYVSDMSWAQYWRAISDPRVVQSYKVTLSGAFYSTIAALLIGLLLAWIITRYDFPGRRLVDALVDLPFALPTSVAGLTLATLLVPGGWLGQWLAPLGIKVAYAYPGILIAMVFTSLPFVVRTVQPVLQDLGRDYEEAASTLGASRLQTFFYVVLPTLTPALVTGASQSFIRSLGEFGAVIMIAGNIPFKTEVSSLMIFVRLQEFNHNAAAAIASVILLASLVLLFSLQVLQGRLFKWQRQGK
- the cysW gene encoding sulfate ABC transporter permease subunit CysW, with protein sequence MRKPQHWHQWLLIGLGLSLVTLILLIPLALIFIMAFSGGLELLWGNLNEDYMLHAIGLTLLVAALTVPINLCFGIMLAWCVTHYDFRGRKLLTTVLDIPYAVSPVVAGLCYLVVYGLEHALGRWFYDNGVQLMFAWPGIVMVTVFVTAPYVARILIPVMQAQGQDEETAALCLGANGWQIFRHITLPKIKWALLYGVVVTNARAVGEFGAVSVVSGTILNQTLTLPLLVDQLNNDYKPAAAFTAAALLACMALLTLLLKTFMEWRQRTLMQRAEA
- a CDS encoding OmpA family protein — protein: MNTIRNPSALLAAAISLLLAGCAAPPSMPQGAADARRNLARLQADPQLNTRAPVALKAAEAAVIVAEQPRKDRADEQALGQHLVVIADRKVEIARALAQTRFYEDQRRTLSEQREGARLDSRTREADQALQHSSELQQQLDELNAKQTERGLVMTLGDLLFATGRSELRAGTANNLHKLANFLDQHPDRSVLIEGHTDNVGSEEANLSLSQRRADSVQQYLISQRVASSRLGASGKGESMPVAGNESASGRQMNRRVEIIISDGMTSLR
- a CDS encoding DUF4398 domain-containing protein, encoding MNRTSSTVAGLALLRMSGLCAVLLLSACASPPLPPGQALQAAQSAISNAEQARVADYASPELGIAREKLAAANSAVQREEMLLAERLADQARVEAELALARSQATKAKVVNDEMQKSTNSLKQEMQRNTGAAQ
- a CDS encoding S1 family peptidase, translated to MSMIESVLLTAVRVCTFSGQQRLANASGFYFAHEQRLFLVTSRHVMIDEPSQHFPDRLEIEVHTDLHNAAQTTGFSMPLYRDGQRLWRQGCDGAGEVDVAVLEIDRAALPASMVYHAFTPAHLQPPQARVEVGSALLVVGFPLGFHDTLHHLAVVRHAVVASSFGLRFQGQGYFLTDARTHRGSSGAPVVMRMPGSGLDALPWMLLGVHSARFDLGSRDHERDEALGLNCTWYADILLSLTV
- a CDS encoding general stress protein CsbD, producing MSRPLTEIIQKNWRTLAGLALIVWDELTLDELLKSGGDAEKLTNLVQQRYDMPQADASKQVMSFFERHRST
- a CDS encoding DUF3087 family protein, encoding MFEIQPFNPEHYRQQTRRSTVIIALSFVATALLLSTLTVTLFGQPDGDNFRWNLAGVVLALLLTAAVVRRFMWSQPWMAAAAYGWQLKRSLMRITNVMHHVKAGVTAHDPQAMCLLRFYHQGLTQMHQLDGNSSGLSEAVAEINRHLERMESLEMDTDQPRLDPVWLEHVKKITPLPG
- a CDS encoding LysR substrate-binding domain-containing protein encodes the protein MPMPPLHAFRVFECVARLGHVGAAAAELHVTAGAVSQQIRALQSSLGIDLFYKQGRQLVLTERGLALQRAVARGIGEITDGVRQISEAHFREPAAKVLTISTEPVFGASWLMPKLFAFRAEHPHIHLRVITADDISEVDWRRADIAVLYDAPAWEGFWWRPLQNLHMFPVCCPQLLRGPHALKHPSDLIHHRLLHEDDGAQWRRWLLEARLPYPGDADVHLEDLGIALQAARDGYGVALSDEINSSRDLEEGRLVQPFALKVPTGMDYFCICNEESRGIPEIALLIDWLIEQAKFVPAYQ